GCCTCCAGTTGCCCCCGATACTGACCTGCTAGTCCATGTTGCTCTTCGGCATGTCCTGCTCTTCTGTACCGCGATCGCGGTGCACGTGGTTCTAGATGTGCTGCTCACCGTCATGCCTGGCGGGGGCTGCTAGTGGAACTTGAGTTGGACTACTCACGTGTTCTTCTCTATGCATCATGCGGCAGCCTACTCCATTGCCTTGTAGGAGAATCTCCTTGTGGGCCTAGCCTCGTGTGGACTTTTCTTCTAGAAGGTCTTAAGTGCCTGTCAAAGTGTGGACCCAACCTCGAATGCACACTGACTCGTGAGCCAAGTTGGGAATGAACGCTTCTTTACACATCTAGGAGGTAAAAGACGTTTCCCCGAGGGCCCAAAAGAGAGTGTACACTACCCGAACGCTCGGTTCGTGGTGGGATGAGTGGCTCTTTGCCAGGACGTCGTTGGAATAAGTCACATTCTtttgcccttgtcctacttcgggacacctcatCTAGGGCACGCTGCATCTTGATATGCTCAAGGAGTTGGTTGACCAAGGTGGTCTGCTATGTGAGGGTGTTTGTCAAGTTAGCGACCTGCTGAGGCAGTGGTGctcgccatttggattggaaaagtCCGAATAATGGGTGTCTCCATGCGTGGTGGAAGTATAGTGAATTGCAGGTACAAAGCTTAAGCCCAGAGTGGGCAACCTTGCAGAAAAGTGGGGTGTAAGTAACCCTGAGTCGATCGTAGGACCTGTGGTCAGAATCTGGACCGCTGGAGGTGGCTTTAGAATGAGTTGGGCCACAGGTCGGGTCATCAGAGCGGGCCACGGGGTGCGTTAGACCGGTGCCTACTCGCCTTGGATCTACATGGTCGTGGGCCATCTTGGCCGTTGAATTGCCATATCTTGGCCTACTAGCTAAGTGGCTTGAGCTTGGGCACGTTGCTTAGGGTTTGGTGGGAGTGGTGTCGTGGTCTGGTGGCCTTGCTGCGGCTGTTGGGTCACAGCAAAGGTGATGCTCCGTGGCGGTAGGGCTCCTCGTGCCGTCACGTTGAGCCTTGAGGATCTTCATCGTGGGGCTATGTCATCGTCTCCACTCTCCGATCCAAATCCTTCCACGTATGGGGTTCCGTTCGTCGTAGTTTctgaatttcctaccattgtatcctttctccagggattgatcaagaaacttttctaggaaaaattaattgatacgacgtgtgagaaattcaacgtaacagaaaattcaagaaactaaTGCGAGAGGCTTCTTCGAGTATTTTGAatcagctctcaatgaaagcaccaatttgtggatgcaaatttccgccgtcttcagtcttgacaaaaatacacttgcaaaacaatcaacacctttgatcaaagacctaagcctcatgcgcccatgaggtgggggggggggggggttaggtcaatggatctctgatgcctaagttagtttctctaagagagtaaagtgtttaaggCTTTTTAAAGTTGCAAAAGCCTCTTCACTTTGATGGAATgtgaggtatttatagggttaGGGCCGGCCATATAGGGTTtaatggagaaatattctctaaatattcccaagatatttaataggagataatatcttgagataataggGTAATAATccttaattgaattaaattaggattacttacttgattggagtcaatcttcaattaggaatgtattaagGATAGGATTTGgataattaatccttatctttaattccttgccTAGGGCAGTTATGGGCAGTTGTGTTCAACTGCTGAATCTTTCAGGGATGTGAGCTGCATGTGGGTGCATCTAAGAagcctgcccatttattgagggtAATGTTGTCCTTCTTGAATAAAactccacgtgtcgcctctaaaacttttgggattattttaggctccacaaaaaggctaaaaaaatttatgtctGTTGTCacactttgaattttttttttacatgataTTGTGTGTATTACCTATGCTTACATATTACAATTTTATTGTAGGAAAAAGGGACAACAAAAAAATACTGCTATGGAAGAACACAATGAAATAAATGGTTAGGTCATATACAAGGAGGTGATCGGCGGGCCAAGTAATGGTCGTCTTCTTGGTGTAGGTGCTAGCTGTAGTACCAAAGATGCATATCCCTTAAATAGCCAAAGTTGTAATAAGCGTATGTGCTTTGAAGGATCAAGTCAacactttaacaaaataaattgaattcTTTGCAACAATCAGTTGAAAGATTGATGCCATACTACTCAAATAATGATGCACGCACATGACCATCTGCTTTTGAAATTGATACCAAGCAAAATATCCTgtatatgaaaattataatttgcTGGACTAACTAGTCAAGCCTGCTAGTCAACTAAGATAGATTTGTTAGTCAATAATTAAAGATtcaataaccaatttcaaatacCAAAAGCTATCCTAGTCAGCAAGGTCTCAGTTTGTTCCATGTtatttgtgacatcccgtcccggaaatatcgaaacgtacgtgtgaaattacaattctacccctagtttgttttcgttatgtttttggttgttttgtgtggtgttggcaagcgtagggccacacacacacactgattcactctccctctccctctgtcattttccctgtctctctctctcccccgagtcctctattcttcttcttcttccttcaacgtacggacacacacataaCCATACCAAACATTGCAAATCGAGGGAACCAAGCATACCATCGAGCTCGTGAGGTCAAGAGGAGCACGactataccattttcaggtgagaaatcctttgTTTTCACGTTGATTCGAGGTGGTCCGAtttatgtactgttcatgcaagattaatctagcatgtttttgggatttttaaggTTGTAgttgtcttagtgaggtcccaaggagccttggagtgcttcgttggacaaatttggacgtcgggatcgtcctgttcgaagttggccggttttggaaaGTTTTGCACAGGTATGTTCTAGtgagttttagcccttaaaacttgtttggaTGTGTTCTACTAATCTAGGGCTTTAATTTGGTGTAagaaacgtgaaaaatggttgaaaaatgagtgagaaaacacgatttgaaaattttccagttttccggcgccggcgaccgcgccggagcctcgccggaggttcgccggagaaggtgacggaatattccgtcaagtctgacggaatattcctgacgccgttaacggaatctgtcaaaactgacggaatattcctgacggcgtcagttgacgccgtccgtgtgcaccgcacgtgcctgcgcgtggccggcgcgtgtggccgtgccttggccggcgcgtgggggcgcgtgcggcggaggaaattttttctaaaaacatggttgtgatcctgaggttgtgtagagcacgttggtatattcaattgtccattttgagcaatgtatgagaagttattacgagaagttggttatgtgctttaaagttaacgtttttataggtgacacgtaccccgaggacgagcgttcgcactcgaggcaagggggctacaacccttccacataccagtgagtgggcttttgttttccgtatatacctatatacatttatattcccagaatttgattaaaaagggttaagtgtttatgccatgcaccatattattattgtttatgcatcatcacatgcattagtagtggcatatatatacatatgcatattgggtgctgtggacgcacaggtaagtgccaggtaagcgttatgctcgtttatgtttcagtagtggttagagatgcttagagagctcataacctgcacccccggtgttagtgctcccgcccagagtagggcacagtccttcacgtgatgttcacctcccgcaccacacgctcagcttggatccaagttaggtgcacagtcctgtcgtacagaccactttaggtggttccgactcgtaggtgacccgcgattattcgcacagttttcacgtgatcgtagcactagagcgtacatatgtattacacctaggcctgtcgtacagaccactgtaggtggttccgactcgtgggcagctTCAGTTATTGAttgtgagatttgagctctatatgcagccgtacaggtcacgttaggtgactccgactgccagattatatgatattgatatgattatacctgagcacttgcatatcattatgagactTCGACATGACATATTATTGAGCACATGGCATATATTTGAGCATGTTTAGCACATGTATTATgcgtatatatattttctgggaagtatacaggttttacggcgaggggttagaaagtattttataaatggttttcgaaagctttgtttttgcccactcacgcttttgttttgcgcccctccaggttttagttgagtagcagtttcggtggtctcccagagggttcttctggcttttctgacagatactcaccagcgtagggtcaccttcgggtgtacttttgtcgcaacttttcttttggactgctatagtctcgctctgaatttgtatctcactacgctagcacttgttttagtactttgtatgctagtttttaattattcgtacttttatattactgttctattagcttccgcacgtgcacatggctacgtcaccttcgtgtgatggccagcacgccctgatatcggtcggggtgtgtcagtttggtatcagagcttaggttTGGCAATTCTGTGTCtgtgtgagtattctaatggtcttggtgtcttctgtcagaattatgctgcctcgtcgggaaccacgtcgtaCTTATGAGTCTAGCTTCCCCGATgttgctcagttgggggaagtttttgctacagcccttcagtcagtattgcgccctccccagaggacttctctggagactatgtacaatctgaagttggataagttcaaAGGTAGTGAGGGCCACGAGGGCGCAGAGCGTTGGCTAGAACACattgagaagactttccgtgtgttacataatcaggggaaccttcctatggagaggtgggtcgagacgtccttatggtttctggatacggagtctgcagcttggtgggagcaggagcttcgtaggttgactccagctcagaggactaattggaatgtttttacagATTTGTTCAAGAGGAGGTAcgtgccccctgagtacatcgATCGGAAGAAGCAGGAATTCACCgaactgaaacagcggaagatgacggcgaatgagtactaccgcaAGTTTACTTTTCTGTCCCGCTACCATCCTGATGTTGCTGGTAATCCAGCAGAGATGCTCCGTCGTTTCCGTTTGGGCATCAGGAAGAGGTGGCGTTCTATGGTGACTGCTGTCCACAGCGAGACCTACCAGGATTTCTATGAGATATTATTGAGGATAGAGGATTTTGAGAACATGTCGAGCGACAGTGATGAAGAAAAAGAcggcaatcagaagaaagacGACAAGGGTAAGGGTCAAGCATCGCTCGGGCCTcgccagactcagaacttcaagaggggtggtgctAGTTCGAGTTCTTctagtggtggcttcagtgccactgggcagggtcgtggaggtagattttctggtggcgctagaggccagaggcagggcgatagTGGTCGAGGTAGAGCCCCAGTTTGtcgcaggtgtaacaaccggcattttGGCAAGTGTATGCGTGGTagcagtggttgcttcacgtgtggacaggtgggacatagaaccgcgaattgtccccagggtcagcagcagcagaaaccgcagcagacctttatgccaccacctgcaccgctccagcagatccagggtccgACTAGCTACGACCAGatgggtcgaggtggtgcttaccactatcagggtgatgttgtcccttatgctccggggcagtatcagtatccccaggatccctattcccagggtggctatcctcagtattcgggcggctatatgccgtatcctccagctccagttGGTGGCTCTCAGTGGTaccagggaggacagtatcagcagggtgagattgccactagcagtgcagggtcttcgagacagtcgggtcagcccagtcaggggcgtggtgctcagggacgcggtgttcaggcgagcagaggccgcggcggacgtcagcagggacaggggcaTCTTCataatatttccctgcaggacgctcagaacaacccagacttgattatgggtacgttaaacattcttggttgttttgctagagtcttaattgattgtggagctacacattccgtgatttctcatacatttgctcaagtgacgcaacctcgccccacacctctagggtacgatttagagttcgctatgcctagaggagagagatgtgttgtagattgtgtgtacccaggatgtccagtgatggtcGAGGGTGTTGTTTTatcagctgatcttatc
This Pyrus communis chromosome 6, drPyrComm1.1, whole genome shotgun sequence DNA region includes the following protein-coding sequences:
- the LOC137737373 gene encoding uncharacterized protein, which gives rise to MVLVSSVRIMLPRREPRRTYESSFPDVAQLGEVFATALQSVLRPPQRTSLETMYNLKLDKFKAWWEQELRRLTPAQRTNWNVFTDLFKRRYVPPEYIDRKKQEFTELKQRKMTANEYYRKFTFLSRYHPDVAGNPAEMLRRFRLGIRKRWRSMVTAVHSETYQDFYEILLRIEDFENMSSDSDEEKDGNQKKDDKGKGQASLGPRQTQNFKRGGASSSSSSGGFSATGQGRGGRFSGGARGQRQGDSGRGRAPVCRRCNNRHFGKCMRGSSGCFTCGQVGHRTANCPQGQQQQKPQQTFMPPPAPLQQIQGPTSYDQMGRGGAYHYQGDVVPYAPGQYQYPQDPYSQGGYPQYSGGYMPYPPAPVGGSQWYQGGQYQQGEIATSSAGSSRQSVTFHRPGLPVVTFVGEQSGVRHGVISALRAKKLLSKGCQGYLAHVVLDEAAPGRVEDVRVVRHFPDVFPEDLPGLPPDRDMEFTIELLPGTSS